From the Natrarchaeobaculum aegyptiacum genome, one window contains:
- a CDS encoding HalOD1 output domain-containing protein — protein MSNASLDYHHDSPSLRVVDAIAAVTDTDPLELEPLYSVVDPEALDRLFQSDAGLVGCVEFEYESHIVAVRSDGTVSVDGTVHRPR, from the coding sequence ATGTCAAACGCTTCGCTCGACTACCACCACGATTCCCCCAGTCTCCGCGTCGTCGACGCCATCGCAGCCGTAACCGACACCGACCCCCTCGAACTCGAGCCGCTGTACAGCGTCGTCGACCCCGAGGCGCTGGATCGCCTCTTCCAGTCCGACGCTGGCCTCGTCGGCTGCGTCGAGTTCGAGTACGAATCCCACATCGTCGCCGTCCGGAGTGACGGTACCGTCTCCGTCGACGGCACCGTTCACCGACCTCGCTAA
- the pspAB gene encoding PspA-associated protein PspAB, with the protein MGLLDGLRAALGLRAESDARRDADPEDLFGMSTAYLTMEADLGYEPAGVGALCFSGVDSQTFREAVDDVIAILEAGREDTGTNFRVTEDDHGYRWVVLEDADPEDLVTSMHFAADTFIEHGYGSRLLAAVFGYTGPDGPAYWIYSFRRGAYYPFAPRNGRERDSSAEFKLEAALDGELEIEREKEYWYPLWPSSRGTHPWE; encoded by the coding sequence ATGGGACTGCTCGACGGACTCCGTGCCGCCCTCGGTCTGCGCGCCGAGAGCGACGCCCGACGCGACGCCGACCCCGAGGACCTCTTCGGGATGAGTACCGCCTACCTGACGATGGAGGCCGACCTCGGCTACGAGCCGGCCGGCGTCGGTGCGCTCTGTTTCTCCGGCGTCGACTCCCAGACCTTCCGCGAGGCCGTCGACGACGTGATCGCTATCCTCGAGGCCGGCCGGGAGGACACCGGTACGAACTTCCGCGTGACCGAGGACGACCACGGCTACCGATGGGTCGTCCTCGAGGACGCAGACCCCGAAGATCTGGTCACGAGCATGCACTTCGCCGCGGACACGTTCATCGAACACGGCTACGGTTCACGGTTGCTCGCCGCCGTCTTCGGTTACACCGGCCCGGACGGACCCGCCTACTGGATCTACTCGTTCCGTCGCGGTGCCTACTACCCCTTCGCCCCGCGAAACGGTCGCGAACGGGACTCGAGCGCGGAGTTCAAACTCGAGGCGGCCCTCGACGGCGAACTCGAGATCGAACGCGAGAAGGAGTACTGGTATCCGCTGTGGCCGAGCTCGAGGGGGACTCACCCCTGGGAGTAG
- a CDS encoding cupin domain-containing protein: protein MDASDPEQEPEPVVRTHDEIEYESVDAADGMKKGVLLDEHAGAPNFAIRRFVLEPEAEVPRHTNAVEHEQYVLEGTYTVGIGDQEYEVEAGDSLLIPAETVHWYRNEGGESAAFLCAVPNGDDEIVLEDEA, encoded by the coding sequence ATGGACGCGAGCGATCCCGAACAGGAACCGGAACCGGTCGTCAGAACGCACGACGAGATCGAGTACGAGTCCGTCGACGCGGCCGACGGGATGAAAAAGGGCGTCCTGCTCGACGAACACGCAGGCGCGCCGAACTTCGCGATCCGGCGGTTCGTCCTCGAGCCCGAGGCCGAGGTACCCCGGCACACGAACGCCGTCGAACACGAACAGTACGTCCTCGAGGGGACCTACACGGTCGGGATCGGCGACCAAGAGTACGAGGTCGAAGCCGGCGATTCGCTGCTGATCCCCGCGGAGACGGTCCACTGGTATCGAAACGAGGGCGGCGAGTCGGCGGCGTTCCTCTGTGCGGTTCCGAACGGCGACGACGAGATCGTGCTCGAGGACGAGGCGTAG